Proteins found in one Aspergillus puulaauensis MK2 DNA, chromosome 8, nearly complete sequence genomic segment:
- a CDS encoding putative leucine permease transcriptional regulator (SAC3) (COG:D,U;~EggNog:ENOG410PH1S;~InterPro:IPR005062;~PFAM:PF03399,PF10075) has protein sequence MASSANPFAALHQTDGAASSTARGRGGPFRGATSFQPRGASAFQPRGGNSNAPRDPNSRGRGRGRGAPAARAGRGNARGAGAASNTWRANKPEQQTASTQSTSSPFGQLKQTQPSASLATAPIPQQQQKPTFSGFGRGSPSPFGAPSTRGDTSLNAKRDPRKQPAPQPTNGATGDHVPVEDTSATGNYNDRYEQLKIDRARQREQAIKAGQMADPNQPISLNKAITPVGTCTSMCPEFERVERIVQKMVDKSEKYLHPSTNTLQNMEAKMLKRFRRSAAGYDEQLPSDIRTPGTLLQSMNYLTRHVIGGPETLGIIHKFVWDRTRSIRNDFSVQQVTQGEDVKVAVTCLERIARFHIMSLHLLSSPANEEPFDRHQEREQLNNTMLSLMYYYDDNRGRISFPNEDEFRAYYILFSIHDQRPDLEARVQKWPPELRNAPRVRVALELFAAAQNTWEYQGTLDAKRPNAIAQGFYSRFFNLVNSPGVSYLMACVAEIYFNHMRQTAIRSIWKAYCRYPSSQQHKNEEWTVDELTNILCFDDDDQTIQFCEEQDLELAENANGELYLNWGSRPVDSVAFQPSSDHSFSEEYVESKRAGRNLVSIVLGLNVKEAATLGMIDRSLLSERDSSLAPIGQMALDNDDSLFVSEDDNEVSPTGIFQPSEGPAGATREQPPTSGSASAFGSISEPTAASAQKPTSGLFFPKPNESQLPAAPNPFGSLFGVKNSEETAPSPSLNPFAKPFSPFSSSQGTESSQPTVTPPKPASPAQPSSLFSNTGTFAQTSQSEKPPATSAASPFSFPSAAQPPASQTSLSNPFQNVQKPTTSNTPSFGAPSLFDVNPDQPNGSTAGQSSTSIFDTAKPTPPPEASTPLFSFSKPMQPATQEPQTSTPQISPPQPPAQPAQPTTPFSLSSDSEEEKQDTGAIFSTTKTPPFGVFKPPAAKTSTDQPAIFTNGQTSSSTPFPQPASSLSSNEIPAPPMFSKPSVPDKAEATAPSKPFIDGQHDSTEIETPDVEIINEEPALNDDEAEETSRPDDWINHLMETADKRRNTVSTPASRKRVLEQETPPTDNAFKAPKVPKSEQPPRKSMALASMKPLPKLPILEQIESMTARKPAEQKEEPRKPNRVDEDDLLLSAARIAAESLRSGPRILSGGSAPYESWRSSYSPHSSIGSSAAFSRSVSPQQSVMSGYDVSLAPDTDLGLGRSMSRTEQRIRMTGGKGLAYKPLNFTPKKPSWHSPPRK, from the exons ATGGCCAGTTCGGCAAACCCCTTCGCTGCGCTTCACCAGACGGACGGAGCAGCGAGTTCAACGGCACGCGGACGTGGCGGACCATTTCGAGGAGCGACGTCCTTCCAGCCTAGAGGGGCGTCCGCTTTCCAGCCTAGAGGTGGCAACTCCAATGCTCCGCGGGATCCCAACTCCCGGGGTCGAGGCCGCGGGCGAGGAGCTCCTGCAGCaagagctggtcgaggaaaTGCCAGAGGTGCCGGCGCCGCAAGTAATACATGGCGCGCTAATAAACCAGAACAACAAACAGCGTCTACAcaatcgacatcctcgcctTTCGGGCAGTTGAAGCAGACCCAACCTTCGGCCTCTCTTGCTACGGCGCCGATcccacaacagcaacagaaacCGACATTTTCGGGCTTTGGACGCGGATCGCCGTCACCGTTTGGGGCACCGTCAACTCGCGGCGATACTTCTCTTAATGCTAAGAGGGACCCCCGAAAGCAACCTGCTCCTCAGCCGACAAATGGAGCCACTGGGGACCACGTCCCTGTAGAGGACACCTCTGCTACGGGTAACTACAATGACCGATATGAGCAG CTCAAAATCGACCGTGCCAGGCAACGGGAGCAGGCCATTAAGGCCGGGCAAATGGCCGATCCAAATCAGCCGATATCTCTGAATAAAGCCATTACCCCCGTTGGTACCTGTACAAGCATGTGTCCTGAGTTTGAACGTGTCGAGCGCATAGTTCAGAAGATGGTTGATAAGAGTGAAAAG TACCTCCATCCTTCGACAAATACGCTGCAGAATATGGAGGCGAAGATGCTCAAGAGATTCAGACGGTCCGCCGCAGGATACGATGAGCAACTTCCCTCTGACATTCGAACACCTGGCACCCTTCTTCAATCAATGAACTACTTAACGCGGCATGTTATCGGCGGACCGGAAACCTTGGGGATTATCCACAAATTCGTTTGGGACCGAACGCGATCAATACGAAATGATTTTTCAGTGCAACAAGTGACTCAAGGAGAGGACGTCAAAGTCGCTGTGACGTGTCTTGAGAGAATTGCTAGATTCCATATCATGTCTCTTCATTTGCTTTCGAGCCCCGCGAATGAAGAGCCCTTTGACCGACACCAGGAACGCGAACAACTGAATAATACGATGCTCTCGTTGATGTATTACTACGATGACAACAGGGGTCGGATCTCCTTTCCTAACGAGGACGAGTTCCGCGCCTACTATATCCTCTTTTCGATCCATGATCAGCGACCCGACTTGGAAGCCCGTGTCCAGAAATGGCCGCCCGAGTTAAGAAACGCGCCGCGCGTTCGAGTAGCGTTGGAACTCTTCGCTGCAGCCCAAAACACCTGGGAGTATCAGGGTACTCTTGACGCAAAACGGCCTAATGCGATTGCACAGGGATTTTATTCCCGTTTCTTTAACTTAGTCAACTCCCCCGGCGTGTCATATCTCATGGCCTGTGTGGCGGAGATTTACTTTAACCACATGCGCCAGACAGCCATCCGTTCCATCTGGAAGGCATACTGCCGCTACCCGTCCTCTCAGCAGCATAAGAACGAAGAGTGGACGGTTGACGAGCTGACGAATATTCTCTGCTTTGATGACGACGACCAAACGATACAATTTTGTGAAGAGCAAGATCTAGAGTTGGCCGAAAATGCTAATGGCGAGCTGTATCTCAATTGGGGAAGCCGCCCCGTTGACTCCGTCG CCTTCCAACCGTCCTCTGATCACTCCTTCTCCGAGGAATACGTCGAGTCAAAACGTGCAGGCAGAAATTTGGTCTCAATTGTCCTTGGACTGAACGTCAAAGAAGCTGCGACTTTAGGAATGATAGACAGGTCTCTCCTCTCCGAGCGCGATTCTAGTCTTGCTCCCATTGGGCAGATGGCCCTCGATAACGATGACTCTCTTTTCGTGAGCGAAGACGACAACGAAGTTTCTCCTACTGGCATCTTCCAGCCCAGTGAGGGCCCTGCTGGTGCGACACGTGAGCAGCCGCCTACTTCTGGCTCTGCATCGGCTTTTGGGAGCATCTCGGAACCCACTGCTGCGAGCGCGCAAAAACCTACCTCGGGGCTTTTCTTTCCCAAGCCCAATGAATCTCAACTTCCTGCCGCGCCCAATCCATTTGGGTCCCTTTTTGGCGTTAAAAACTCGGAAGAAACCGCCCCCTCCCCGTCTCTCAATCCTTTCGCGAAGCCTTTCTCCCcattctcttcatctcaaGGCACTGAATCTAGCCAGCCGACTGTTACTCCTCCGAAACCCGCAAGCCCTGCCCAGCCCTCAAGTCTCTTTTCGAATACAGGAACATTTGCGCAAACAAGTCAGAGCGAAAAGCCACCTGCTACGTCGGCTGCCTCACCTTTCTCATTTCCGAGCGCGGCTCAGCCCCCGGCATCTCAAACATCTTTATCTAATCCCTTCCAAAATGTCCAAAAACCTACAACCTCTAATACTCCATCATTCGGCGCGCCGTCTCTATTTGATGTCAACCCCGATCAACCTAATGGTTCGACTGCTGGACAGTCTTCTACAAGTATTTTTGATACTGCCAAACCGACCCCGCCTCCCGAGGCTTCTACGCCATTGTTCAGTTTCAGTAAGCCGATGCAGCCGGCCACCCAGGAACCTCAGACAAGTACGCCGCAAATCTCGCCACCGCAACCCCCGGCGCAACCAGCTCAACCGACTACCCCTTTTTCATTGTCATCTGActctgaggaagagaagcaag ACACCGGCGCAATATTCTCAACTACCAAAACGCCCCCGTTTGGTGTTTTCAAGCCTCCTGCTGCGAAAACGAGCACGGATCAGCCGGCTATTTTCACAAACGGACAAACTTCAAGCTCGACGCCATTCCCCCAACCGGCTTCCTCATTATCTAGCAATGAAATTCCAGCGCCTCCGATGTTTTCTAAACCATCGGTTCCAGATAAAGCAGAAGCGACAGCGCCTTCCAAACCATTCATCGATGGCCAGCACGATAGTACCGAAATAGAAACACCAGATGTGGAGATTATCAACGAAGAGCCAG CGCTCAATGacgacgaagcagaagaaactAGCAGGCCGGATGATTGGATCAATCACTTGATGGAAACCGCTGATAAACGTCGGAATACTGTCTCGACACCAGCGAGTCGAAAACGAGTTCTTGAGCAAGAAACCCCACCCACGGACAATGCCTTCAAGGCGCCCAAGGTACCGAAATCCGAACAGCCACCTCGGAAATCCATGGCCCTCGCTTCCATGAAGCCCCTGCCGAAGCTTCCTATCCTTGAACAAATTGAGTCAATGACTGCCCGAAAACCTGCGGAACAAAAGGAAGAACCCCGAAAGCCGAATCgagttgacgaagatgaccttcttctttcagCTGCACGTATAGCCGCAGAGTCTCTAAGGAGCGGGCCGCGGATTTTGAGTGGCGGTTCAGCACCATATGAATCCTGGCGCTCCTCCTACAGCCCCCACAGCAGTATCGGATCTTCTGCCGCATTTTCCCGCAGCGTATCGCCCCAACAGTCCGTTATGAGTGGTTACGACGTTTCTCTTGCCCCAGATACcgatcttggacttggacgcAGCATGTCCCGAACAGAACAAAGAATTAGAATGACGGGGGGCAAAGGCCTGGCTTACAAGCCTCTTAACTTTACACCGAAGAAACCATCTTGGCACTCGCCGCCACGGAAGTGA
- a CDS encoding uncharacterized protein (COG:S;~EggNog:ENOG410PM7R;~InterPro:IPR021264;~PFAM:PF11001) yields MVVNTPVSSAQGLKRSLSSMQDGCAGWESASPMGAPLRPPFSLPFAHYALIYYDNMGKIKVSESPSIQEQHCSVFTPDVREKFLEIIGPKIGYNKPLIRRPSAAQYHHPHDTTAYHRHGKRRKASAQDPNLGMSFTEHFPEPIPQIPSPTTNNMVALAIGHTEKVLEYYETALKHFQQINCRLIAKAFIKFIEPRKQVKHPYNGGRPRAGAPPGEKGDPEKTKPEWWPAGVQHKEPDHLKKDQRLRLLIHILRKLGRFNITSEKLQEVAQDSKRQLRPEESMEEKMEILNEIFKVRRLEERFEQGEVDADTMVYIRNRDAPTKDIKDNESVVSDTEQKIEPEDFEDEEDPLSSASYSEHLPSFPAVDPLALQTRSFSMSNDRSQTFPMNDSLNSGDPSRQTRPYFTTSAEYADDYQSHSMLRTAAPSLVSPNEPASTFDYLSQTPFTAPAPVEHSRTLTMPMQQANHFDAWNSPFRPSLYNPMEYAPSQTLTQNPIHYPLAMNSSPTHGLPQDLGRERHMDLLGGRSSLTKSF; encoded by the exons ATGGTTGTCAATACACCCGTTTCTTCAGCACAGGGACTGAAACGGTCCTTGTCATCTATGCAAGATGGATGTGCTGGCTGGGAGAGCGCTTCT CCCATGGGAGCTCCCTTACGCCCCCCCTTCAGCCTTCCTTTCGCTCACTATGCATTGATCTACTATGATAACATGGGTAAGATCAAGGTCTCCGAGTCGCCGTCCATCCAGGAGCAGCACTGCTCTGTGTTTACGCCCGATGTCCGTGAAAAGTTCCTTGAGATAATCGGCCCCAAGATAGGATACAACAAGCCACTGATACGTC GTCCCTCAGCGGCTCAAtaccatcatcctcatgaTACAACGGCATACCACCGTCACGGCAAACGCCGCAAGGCCTCCGCTCAGGACCCTAACCTTGGAATGTCTTTTACCGAACACTTTCCCGAGCCTATCCCGCAGATCCCttcacccaccaccaacaacatgGTAGCTCTGGCAATCGGCCACACCGAAAAAGTCCTAGAGTACTACGAAACGGCCCTTAAGCACTTCCAACAAATAAACTGTCGTCTCATTGCAAAGGCGTTCATCAAATTCATTGAACCTCGCAAGCAAGTGAAGCACCCATACAACGGCGGCAGACCGAGAGCAGGCGCACCACCGGGCGAGAAAGGCGACCCAGAAAAGACCAAACCTGAGTGGTGGCCCGCTGGAGTTCAGCACAAGGAGCCCGACCACCTGAAAAAAGACC AACGACTCCGTCTCTTGATCCACATCCTGCGCAAGCTGGGCAGGTTCAACATCACTTCAGAAAAGCTGCAGGAAGTCGCACAAGACTCCAAAAGACAGCTTCGCCCTGAAGAAAGcatggaggagaagatggagatccTCAACGAGATTTTCAAGGTCAGGCGACTAGAAGAGCGATTCGAACAGGGAGAAGTTG ACGCGGATACCATGGTATACATTCGCAACCGTGATGCACCGACCAAGGACATTAAGGATAATGAGTCCGTGGTGAGCGACACAGAACAGAAGATTGAGCCTGAGGacttcgaggacgaggaggatccATTAAGCTCTGCGTCCTACTCAGAACATTTGCCTTCATTCCCTGCGGTCGACCCTCTAGCCTTGCAGACACGATCTTTCAGTATGAGCAACGACCGAAGCCAAACGTTCCCGATGAATGACAGTTTAAACTCCGGCGACCCATCAAGACAAACCCGCCCGTACTTTACGACATCCGCCGAGTACGCCGATGACTACCAATCACATTCTATGCTGAGAACTGCAGCGCCTAGCCTGGTCAGCCCGAACGAGCCTGCTAGCACATTCGATTATCTATCCCAGACACCGTTCACTGCTCCCGCTCCGGTAGAGCACTCTCGCACTCTGACGATGCCAATGCAGCAGGCCAATCACTTCGATGCTTGGAACTCACCATTCCGGCCTAGTCTCTACAATCCGATGGAATACGCACCCTCTCAGACGCTTACCCAGAACCCAATACACTACCCGCTGGCGATGAACTCTTCTCCCACCCACGGCCTGCCTCAAGACTTGGGCCGTGAGAGGCATATGGACCTTTTAGGAGGGAGGTCGTCACTCACCAAGTCCTTCTAA
- the NTA1 gene encoding putative protein N-terminal asparagine amidohydrolase (COG:E;~EggNog:ENOG410PKBZ;~InterPro:IPR039703,IPR036526,IPR003010;~PFAM:PF00795;~go_function: GO:0008418 - protein-N-terminal asparagine amidohydrolase activity [Evidence IEA];~go_function: GO:0070773 - protein-N-terminal glutamine amidohydrolase activity [Evidence IEA];~go_process: GO:0006807 - nitrogen compound metabolic process [Evidence IEA]): MTQPNINLSTSIKVTCIHLTQKYTTRQALLPPEYFQGKPPPPDKIGPLLAARVGPFQHRLPSTLLLASFRHCFSGKYYQHQYHSQCRGKVTLKRPEACGIRELEKSLGPGNARLLSTSALRGLLVRPPPAPVSVAAASVSRAQRREMRIATLQIASRLGDVEGNVKRADELLRNAVIRVSDDAASVPVGVEQAKLDILVLPELALTGYNFPSLEAIKPYLERSGQGPSAAWARETAKRLKCKVCVGYPEVEIENGHSGQPGEKYYNSLLVVDEQGNVLVNYRKTFLYYTDETWASEGSSELGFHQLTFPEANAVSLRARAEGEAAILPPSESNDGKVGNEIATSFGICMDINPYRFEAPYTAYEFAHRVLDSKSQLVILSMAWLTLLSREELDALAGLPDQDTFNYWVQRFMPLIRKQMAHTTNADGSTEDDSAEKNIIIVFANRAGEEAGTPSVARYAGTSTIVAISQRPRPRASDQLSDEQEEQAPFDVKVLCWDMLGAAEEGVCFADTRTDPKMVFQLVKASK, translated from the exons ATGACCCAACCCAACATCAATCTCTCCACATCCATCAAAGTCACCTGCATTCATTTAACACAAAAGTATACAACACGACAAGCTCTGTTACCACCAGAATACTTTCAGGGgaaacctccaccacctgACAAAATTGGTCCCTTACTCGCCGCCCGTGTTGGACCTTTCCAACATCGGCTCCCTTCAACTCTTCTTTTAGCCTCATTCCGCCACTGCTTCTCAGGGAAGTACTACCAGCACCAGTACCACAGCCAGTGCCGCGGTAAAGTCACGTTAAAACGCCCTGAGGCTTGCGGAATTAGAGAACTGGAGAAATCCCTGGGCCCGGGTAACGCGCGGTTGTTGTCTACGTCAGCTCTCCGCGGTCTTTTGGTCCGGCCTCCACCTGCACCTGTATCTGTAGCAGCTGCATCTGTATCTAGAGCACAGCGCAGGGAGATGAGGATAGCTACGCTGCAGATTGCCTCTCGGCTGGGCGATGTCGAGGGGAATGTTAAGAGGGCTGATGAGTTGCTGAGGAATGCCGTGATTAGGGTTTCTGATGATGCAGCGAGCGTTCcagttggtgttgagcagGCGAAGTTGGATATCTTGGTTTTGCCGGAGCTGGCTCTGACGG GTTACAACTTTCCTTCACTAGAAGCTATAAAGCCATACCTTGAACGGTCTGGCCAAGGACCATCAGCCGCCTGGGCGCGTGAAACTGCCAAACGCTTGAAGTGCAAAGTCTGTGTTGGTTACCCAGAGGTGGAGATCGAAAATGGTCACAGCGGGCAGCCTGGAGAGAAGTACTACAACTCTCTCCTTGTCGTCGACGAACAAGGCAACGTCCTCGTCAACTACCGCAAAACGTTCCTCTACTACACCGACGAAACATGGGCGAGCGAAGGGAGCTCCGAGCTTGGATTCCATCAACTCACGTTCCCAGAGGCAAACGCTGTCTCCTTAAGAGCTAGAGCGGAGGGAGAAGCCGCTATCCTCCCCCCCTCTGAAAGCAATGATGGCAAAGTCGGAAATGAAATCGCTACGTCTTTCGGTATATGCATGGACATCAACCCCTACCGGTTTGAAGCCCCATACACGGCCTACGAATTTGCACATCGTGTCCTTGATTCGAAATCTCAGCTGGTCATTCTCTCTATGGCATGGCTAACCCTACTGAGTCGCGAAGAGCTTGACGCTCTCGCTGGACTACCGGATCAGGATACATTCAATTACTGGGTTCAGAGATTCATGCCCCTGATCCGGAAACAGATGGCTCATACAACCAATGCCGATGGCAGTACGGAAGATGATAGCGCAGAAAAGAATATCATCATTGTATTCGCGAACCGTgcaggcgaggaagccggCACTCCCTCCGTGGCTCGGTACGCGGGAACCAGTACCATCGTTGCTATTTCCCAGCGGCCCCGGCCCAGGGCCAGTGATCAGTTATCTgatgagcaggaggagcaggcCCCGTTTGACGTGAAGGTTCTATGCTGGGATATGCTTGGTGCAGCGGAAGAGGGGGTTTGTTTTGCGGATACAAGAACCGATCCGAAGATGGTTTTTCAGTTGGTTAAAGCGTCTAAATAG